One segment of Salvia splendens isolate huo1 chromosome 20, SspV2, whole genome shotgun sequence DNA contains the following:
- the LOC121781375 gene encoding uncharacterized protein LOC121781375 — MFLEDFHGFERCMHTCSKGLPLEPFDSEIEASNRKRNAYRRLTQKIHTSSPTRAGASSDQRDLSPIRSPVQDHIQFDPVSPSLMENEEGNNGPPPPPPNYAELLRQLEELGQQVNRGPPMPVQNQYVYQGQTNPTVHSNIAANTFELKRGLIQMAENIAFRGKSTDDPNKHITKFIQICNTTKMNGVTDEQVRLRLFPFSLEDSAKDWLESLEPGSIRTWDAMVEKFLEKFYPPSEAIKRQHEIIAFQMTSTENIRDAWGRFKSLMKRCPNHGLTPTVQVITFFKGCVPEAQRELNLSSDGNFLKKGVNEAMEVIEELASNDEGWSNERSKVHRVASTTDHDPMSALSDKLDALTMKFDCITMGQPSQQAQGKMGDVNYVNQGDNNRYFNNHHPNFQGGGYNQFGNKWHPNLSYGNPNNALQPPPGFTVTDGVVNDPKKMTTEDILKSFMLQSNKLMEQNNQRMEKVETDVQSMATHLKNIDTQISQISQTHPHCLRPHLIPFLSPRLPWQKRKKEAEKENTGTTSGVKVPFPQVLNQKKKKDEQFTRFLDIFKKVHVNIPLIEALQQMPKYAKFLKEVIAQKTSWGQVDTINLTENCSALLQRKLPAKLKDPGSFTVDCLIGGYKVENALCDLGASINLMPLSVFKKMNIGTLKPTSATLQMADRQICRVSRGHRGRPTD; from the exons ATGTTTCTCGAAGATTTTCATGGATTCGAGAG GTGTATGCACACATGTTCTAAAGGCTTGCCTCTAGAACCTTTCGACTCTGAGATCGAAGCATCGAACCGGAAGAGGAACGCATATAGGAGGCTCACGCAGAAAATTCACACCTCTTCGCCTACCCGCGCAGGAGCATCTTCAGATCAGAGGGATCTTTCACCCATCCGATCACCAGTTCAGGATCATATTCAGTTTGATCCCGTTTCTCCTAGTCTGATGGAGAACGAAGAGGGTAACAACGgtccaccacctcctcctcctAATTATGCTGAGCTTCTACGACAGCTGGAGGAGTTGGGTCAACAGGTTAACCGTGGACCACCTATGCCTGTGCAGAATCAATATGTATACCAAGGCCAGACAAATCCAACCGTCCATAGCAACATCGCGGCCAATACTTTTGAGCTGAAAAGAGGACTGATTCAGATGGCGGAGAACATTGCTTTTAGGGGCAAATCCACAGATGACCCTAACAAGCATATCACCAAGTTCATTCAGATTTGCAACACAACAAAGATGAATGGAGTGACAGATGAGCAGGTTCGACTAAGGCTGTTTCCTTTCTCTTTAGAGGATTCAGCAAAGGATTGGTTGGAGAGTTTGGAGCCAGGATCAATTAGAACATGGGATGCTATGGTGGAAAAatttttggagaaattctacCCCCCTAGTGAAGCTATAAAGAGACAACACGAGATCATTGCCTTTCAGATGACTTCTACAGAGAATATCAGAGACGCATGGGGGAGGTTTAAATCTTTGATGAAACGGTGTCCCAATCATGGGTTAACCCCGACAGTCCAAGTTATTACATTTTTCAAGGGATGTGTGCCTGAAGCACAAAGGGAATTGAACTTGAGCTCAGACGGTAATtttctcaagaaaggagttaatGAAGCCATGGAAGTAATAGAGGAGCTTGCATCTAATGACGAAGGATGGAGCAACGAAAGGAGTAAGGTGCATAGGGTAGCGTCTACTACAGATCATGATCCTATGAGTGCCCTATCCGACAAGTTGGATGCGCTGACTATGAAATTTGACTGCATTACAATGGGACAGCCGTCTCAACAAGCCCAAGGAAAAATGGGGGACGTGAACTATGTGAATCAAGGGGACAACAACCGGTACTTCAATAATCACCACCCCAACTTTCAGGGTGGAGGATATAATCAGTTCGGGAACAAATGGCATCCCAATCTCTCTTATGGAAACCCAAATAATGCCCTGCAACCACCCCCGGGGTTCACAGTTACTGATGGAGTGGTTAATGATCCGAAGAAGATGACCACGGAAGACATACTCAAGTCTTTCATGCTACAGTCcaacaagctcatggaacaGAACAATCAAAGGATGGAGAAGGTTGAGACAGATGTGCAAAGTATGGCCACTCATCTGAAGAACATCGACACACAGATCAGCCAGATTTCCCAGACT CACCCTCACTGCCTGCGACCACATCTGATACCGTTCTTGAGCCCAAGGCTGCCGTGgcagaaaaggaaaaaggaggcTGAAAAGGAGAATACTGGCACCACTTCTGGAGTAAAGGTGCCATTCCCGCAGGTACtgaatcagaagaagaagaaagatgagCAGTTCACTCGATTTCTGGACATCTTCAAAAAGGTGCATGTGAACATTCCTTTGATCGAGGCACTGCAGCAGATGCCTAAGTACGCTAAGTTTCTGAAGGAGGTAATAGCCCAGAAGACCAGTTGGGGACAGGTTGACACTATTAATCTAACTGAAAATTGCAGTGCTCTGCTGCAAAGGAAACTGCCTGCCAAGCTGAAGGATCCTGGAAGTTTCACTGTCGACTGCCTCATTGGGGGCTATAAGGTGGAGAATGCTCTCTGCGATCTAGGCGCGAGCATTAATCTAATGCCACTATCGGTGTTCAAGAAAATGAACATTGGTACTTTGAAGCCCACCTCAGCCACACTACAGATGGCAGACAGACAGATCTGTCGTGTATCCAGAGGGCATCGTGGAAGACCTACTGATTAA